A section of the Pseudorasbora parva isolate DD20220531a chromosome 2, ASM2467924v1, whole genome shotgun sequence genome encodes:
- the LOC137091445 gene encoding von Willebrand factor A domain-containing protein 7 codes for MRSTVLLLSLLIGAQTFHILQMPDSKNHQEITRLAILRATEKVCESVDTAFKAPEPLDSETLADACSRKDFASNFETSIRFISFYNVLRDIANIPGQYPEEHFDNETFKKGKRSITRRMKAITKKIEKYEFDDAREELGKVLHTVQDFYSHSDWIELGNTEPCTALINPEEEIPNPATKNMKTCDDSSDGPSEHIKDHIIRGKILTSGYARLFRPKGKCSHGGFPYSPDGINKDYSASSHGSLHNIAADVAINASVQLLEKILGSLTEDPALNFLRLMGLHSEMPKGEWKPLISFLNFKPRYPTATGDEYVEV; via the exons ATGAGGAGCACAGTTCTTCTGTTGAGTCTTCTGATTGGTGCTCAGACCTTTCATATTCTGCAAATGCCCGACTCTAAAAATCATCAGGAGATCACAAGACTGGCCATCCTACGTGCTACTGAAAAGGTCTGCGAGAGTGTTGACACAGCCTTCAAAGCG CCGGAACCACTGGACTCAGAGACACTGGCAGACGCCTGCAGCCGAAAAGACTTTGCAAGTAACTTTGAGACATCCATAAGGTTTATCTCCTTTTACAATGTGCTGAGAGATATTGCAAACATTCCTGGCCAGTATCCGGAAGAACATTTTGACAATGAAACATTTAAGAAGGGAAAACGATCGATAACCCGTCGAATGAAGGCCATCACAAAGAAGATTGAAAAATATGAATTTGATGATGCAAGAGAGGAGCTTGGGAAAGTCCTCCATACTGTACAG GATTTCTACAGCCACAGTGACTGGATTGAGCTGGGAAACACCGAACCCTGTACTGCTCTGATCAATCCTGAGGAAGAGATACCCAACCCTgcaa CTAAGAACATGAAGACATGTGATGATTCTTCTGATGGACCGTCTGAACATATAAAGGACCACATTATTAGGGGAAAAATTTTGACCTCCGGATACGCAAGATTATTCAGACCAAAAG GAAAGTGCAGCCATGGAGGTTTTCCTTATTCTCCGGATGGCATTAATAAGGATTACAGTGCTTCCAGTCACGGTTCACTCCATAATATAGCTGCAGATGTTGCCATTAATGCCAGTGTGCAACTGCTGGAGAAGATCTTGGGGAGCTTGACGGAGGACCCCGCTCTCAACTTCTTACG cctgATGGGGCTTCATTCAGAAATGCCAAAAGGGGAATGGAAACCTCTCATATCTTTCTTGAACTTCAAACCGAGATATCCGACTGCAACTGGGGATGAATATGTGGAGGTTTAA